CATATAGAATTAGGTAATACAGATTCTATAATTTATTATGGAAAATTACTTGAAGATGAAAATTCAAATATTCAAGTAGAAGGAGTTATTGACAATTTGTATTTATCAAAAGCATATCGAATTATTGGTAAAGGGAAGATGTTACAAGGGCTTTTTGATGAAGCAATGAAGTATTATTTAAAGGGTTTAGAAATAACTAAAATAACCGATAGTCCATATTTATATTTTACACATTCCTTAGGGTTAGCATCGGTTTATATAAATAAAGAAGAGTTTGAAAAAGCAACACCATTATTAGATAATGCCATTGAAAGTAGTAAAAATACCTATTTTACTGGCTTAGCAAAAAAGTATTATGGTGATATTTATTACTTAAAAAGAGATATTGCAAAAAGTGCACCATATTATAATGCGGCTTTAGCTGATTTAGAATTATCCCCTGATAAAAAAATAGCCTTAGACATTAAACTAAATCTAGGAACCATGGATGTGGTTCAAAAAAAACTGGATGAATCATTAGTACTTTTTGAAGAAGTAAAAAATACCGCTCATGAAAAAAAATATTATGATTTGTATGTTGAAGCGGTACTGAGAATTGGAGATGTTTATAAGCGTAAAAAGGATTATCATAATGCTCAAATAATTTTGTCTGTTGCTCATATAAATTCAGTACAATGGGACAGATTGGGGCTAGAGAAAAAGATCATACAAAATCTAGTAGACTTGTATAGAGATCAAGAAGATTATGAAAATGCGTATGCGTTAATGACTCAATATGTTAATGTTTCTAATAGAATGATTCAAGAGCAAAAAAGCAAGGAAATAAAGGAACTTGAAATTCAATACCAAACCTTGCAAAAAGAAAAGGAAATTAGTTCATTGCAAGAGGAACAATTACTAAAAGAGAGTGAAATTAAAAGGCAAAAAACCATTAAATATGCTATTTTAATCGGTTTTTTAATTTTACTAATTCCTATAACTGCTTTATTTATAGTTTATTACCAAAAGCTACAGGCTCAAAGTCAACTGAATGCACAACAAGATGAATTGAATACACAGAAGGTGAGTGCGTTAATTAGAGAGCAAGAGTTAAAGTTAGTAAAAGCCTCGGTAGAAGCCCAAGATGAAGAAAGAACAAGAATAGCGAGAGAATTACATGATAGTATTGGTGGTAATTTGGCAGCTATAAAAATGCAAATGAACAATTTAAATGATAATGCGGATTCCAGTGCTATTATTTCGCAAATTGACGAGACCTATCAACAAGTTAGAGAAATATCTCATAATTTAATTCCGAGTAAGTTTAGTCAAAATGCTTTTACTACTTTAATAAGTGAATATATTAATAAATTAGATAAATCTTCAGACCAAGATATTGTATTTATGCCTTATCCTGAAGAAAAAATAAATGTATTGGACGAAAGTATTCAAGTGGAAGTTTTTAATATTATACAAGAATTGGTTACTAATACGTTGAAATATGCCAAAGCAAAAAATGTAGAAATTCATTTGAATGTACATAATAATTCATTACAATTGTTGTTTGAAGATAACGGTATTGGCTTTGACCAAAGTAAAACACCAACCGGGATTGGTTTACAAAACATAAAAAGTCGTTTAGATAAATTAAATGCCGCATTAAATATAGATTCATCAATTAACCATGGTACGGCAGTTACCATTGAAATTCCTTTATAACATGACATTAGCAAGAAAGTATAAATTAATTGTAGCAGACGATCACAAAATGTTTTTAGATGGTTTGCTAAGTATTATTGCAAATGAATCAGATTTTGAAATCGTGATGACGGCAAATAGTGGTCAGAATGTTATTAAATACCTTGATAATTGTGAAGGTAAAGATGTTGATTTGGTGGTAACGGATATTAATATGCCTGATGTTACAGGAATTGAATTAAATAAACATATTAAAGCTAAGTTTCCTAATATTAGAACCTTGATAGTAAGCATGCGACACGATTCTAAGACAATACATAGATTAACAGAAGATCAAGTAGATGGATATGTTCCTAAAAATGCCGAAAAAGGAGAATTAATTCTAGCAATTGAAACCATATTAAAAGGAGAAAAGTATTTTTCTGAAAGCATCAAAAAAGCATATATGGACAGTATGTTTAATAAGGAAAAAGATGTTATTACTAGTCTAACAAAGAGAGAAAAAGAAGTGCTGAAGTTAATTGCTGAAGAACACACTACACAAGAAATAGCGGATAAATTTTTTTTAAGTAAGCACACGATTGAAGGCTATAGAAAAAATTTGATCTCAAAATTAGAAGTCCGCAACCTTGCAGGTTTAACGAAGTACGCTATACAGTTAGGCTTGTTGGATTAAATTAGAGGTTAGCTGATAAATCTTAAGAGTATTTTTTTTCTCATAATTTGAAAATTGATTTATAAAACCAAATGGGAACAACACTTTTAAGGATTTTATTGAGTATTTTATTTATTGGCTGGATAGTCTATGGAATTCGAATTACGGTTGATACTAATAGAAAATTTTTCAACAAAGGAGATGGAATAAGCCAAGATGAGTGGATGAAAAAAATAAGAAAAATTCATTTGAGAAAGGTTTTTACAGGCTTATTTGCTGTTTTGATAATTGTTTTGACATTAATTTTCGTGAATTCTCAGCTAATTTGATTTAAAATCAATACTGAATTTAATCTCGTACTACTGACCATTTTTATACCTGATTCCTACCAATTTCATAGTTCCCTAGAGATTAAAATCTACCGATGGCTAATGTGCATTGCCTATTTTTTTTAGTTCTGTCTCCTAGATATTGCTGTCATGGTTTAAAGATAGATACATCTGTCAAGTTTTTTCAATACTGCGATCTATGCGTAGACTCAGTTTTACTGAGGACTGCTACTAACCACAGAAGATTGAACCACCCCAATTTTCAGGGGTCGTATTTTACCTTAAAATAGTGTTTTACACCTAACCATTCTGATGCACTTTTGTAATCAAATTAATAACCAATAAAAAATTAAAATTATGATTTACGGAATTTCATTAGTATTGTTAAGCATCATAGCGGTGCCATCATTAATCTTATCAAAAAAACCAAACGCAGCTGAGTTATTAGCAAAAATTGAGCCTTATCAAGGATGGATAGGTCTTGTATTTTGTTTCTGGGGTGTTTGGGGAATTATCTCTGCCTTTTTAAATATGGGTTGGTTAACATCTATTCCAATTTGGTGGATAACATTATTAGCAGGTAGTGTTGTAGAAGCGGGTCTTGGCTTTTTATTAGGCTACGGACAAATCAGTAAATTATTTTTAGGTAATAATCCAAAAGCACAAGAAAAAGCGGCCTTAATTCGTGAGAAAATTGCACCAATGCAAGGTAAATTAGGTGTATTAGGACTTATCGTTGGAGCTTGGATGATTGTAGCTTCATTTATGTTTTTGTCATAAATAGTTGAAACATTAAAATCTACAATAATGAGAAAATTAATTATCGCTGTTTTATTATTAATCGTTGCAAACACCTTTGCTCAAGACCAAGCCAGTACTAAAAACACAATAAGTGTAAGTAGTAATGTAAGGTTTAAGAAAGAGGTAAAAGCGTTCAGAATAAAATTGATCATGGGCTTAGACCAAATGGGATATGGTAATAACGAATGCAATACGTTAGATGAGTTAAAAAAGAAGTACTTCGATAAACTCAAAGAGAAAGGAATTGATCCCAATAAACTTGAAGAGAAAAAAATTGAGTATTTAAGCATGTATTATCAAAGAGAAGGTACTGTTTATTATTACGAGGCAAGTACTGAAGAAGAAGTCTCTAAGGTTTTAAGTGCAAGAATCAATGGTATTACTAACAATGGGTTAGAATATAAAATGCAATTGGATGATGCTACTTATGACAATTTGATAGAAAAAGCTATTATTCAAGCTAAAGATAAAGCCAAAAGAATTGCAACAAAAGCGAATAAAAAAGTTGGGGAAATTGCTATGATTTCAGATAATTCTTATGGTTTAGAAGATTGGGTATATTATTCACCCAAAGATGAATATTTAAGAATTAACGTCGTTTTTGAATTATTATAATATTAAAGTAGGTTAGTTGATGTTACCCAATCTGTTATATATTTTTATATGTCAGGTTGGGTTTTTTATGTTATATTACCTCGTAATGAGATAATTATAAATTATAATGATTGTTTTTTATATTATTTCAAAGAATGAAATTGTGTTTTATTAAAACTATTTTACTGATAAATAGTGTGTATCATAATTTTAAAAAGAATTATCCGTTTATTTTTAAGTTATATCATATTCTATAACTTGAATGATAACCCCAAAAATACCATGAATAAAACAATAGAAGTAAGTGGATCTGTTAAACTAGAGCGGAAAATTGTTAAATATAGAGCTAAAATAAGCATAGAAGTTACCCAAAATCCTTACGGAGATGAAGAGATTACTGATTTAGCTGAGATAAAAAATCAATATTATCTAGCATTGGTAGAAAATGGTATTGATGTTACTAAATTTGAAGAAGATACATTTGAATTTAGAACATACAATTATCAAGGAGAAGGTACCATGCTAAAATATGAATGTACTTCACAAAAAGAAATTTCACAATTACTAGATATAAAAGTTCCAGGTATTTATGTTAACTTATTAGAATGTAAATATGTAATTGATGATCAATTATATGATGAAATGACAGAAGCAGCTTTGGTCGATGCTCGATTAAGGGCTAACAACATTGCCTCTAAAATTGATAAAAAAGTTGGGGACATTGTTTCTTTAGTAGATAATAGAGTACTTAATAATTATTGGACAACCTTTAATTCTTATGATGAATTTTTTGAGCTCAAAGTAATATTTGAAATAGAGTAGCAACGTATTTTGTAGCGTATACTAATTGATTATACTTTACTTAAAGATTCATTTTATCTCTTAAATAGAATGCAATTTCAGATGTAAATTCTTTTTTTCTATACTTACTAACTGGTTGGATGCCCACAATAGCATTCGTTAAAAAGATTTCATCAGTTTTTTGGAGTTCAAAAGGAGATATTACTTTTTCTTCAATGGTTAGCGTATCATCTTTTGAGATTAATTCTAGTAAGTTTTTTCTAAAAACACCTTTTAAACATCCTTCTGAAAGGGGAGGAGTAACAATATGCTTTCCTTTTACCAGAAAAATATTGGCATTTAGAGCTTCTACTACTTGCTTCTTCTCATTTAGCAACACACAGTTATCCAATCCGTTTTCGTCCGCATAAATACTACCAACAACGTTTAATACCTTGTTATTTGTTTTTAAAGTTGACAAAATTCCAGAATACACGTAATAATCTTTAAAGAGATCAATTTCGTAATTCTTTTTAAGTGATACAGAAAGTGGATTTGCTTCCACTAAAAAATGAGTGTTATTAGTACTGGGTAGGTACAGTCCACCGTCTTTTCTATTAATTGTAAAACGTATTCTAGCATTAGATAAATTATTTGCAGCAGCGGTTTTTAAAATTTCTTGTTCAAAAAACTCTAAGGTAAATTGCATGTCAATTTTCATCCGTAACATACGCATAGAAGCCATTAATCTAAAGTAATGATCTTCTAAAAAAATCACATTACTATCTATTACTTTTATAGTTTCAAACAAACCATCTCCATATTTAAAGGCTCTATTATTGATACTTAAAGTAGGAGGTGTTTTAGAAATTGTACCGTTATAATTTATCATTTCCAGTTAATTAATTTCCCCTTTACCTCTCCTTTTGAGAGGTCAGAATTACTTTTCAGGTAATTCTGGGTGAGGCTAAAAAAAAGCCTCGAAAAAATCAAGGCTTGTTATTCTTTTAAACTTGTATTACTTTTTATGCTCCAATAGTTTGTTTTAGCTCAGAAATTTGGTTTTCCCAAAACATTTTTCCTTCGTCAACTTCGTCGTCATCTGCAAAATCAGTAACAATTAAAGAGACATCAGAGGTCAAATCATCAACAACTATTTTAAATTCAAAAAAGGTACCTTCTTCTTCATCTGTCAACCATTTATATTTAATTCGCTCATTGGTTTTATAAGACAATCTTTTGGCTTGTTCTTCTGAACCATCCCAAAGAAAGGTGTATACATCACTTCTTGAATTTACATTATCGGCAAACCATTCGCTTAATCCGTCTGGTGTTGATAGATACTGATATAAAAATGCAGGTGAAGAGTGCATGATAAACTCTATACTATATTTTACTTTGTCGGCCATAGGTCAATTTTTATCTTGAATGGCAATATATATATTATCTCAATTTAAAAAAAACTTTTTTGATAAAAATAATTAGAAAGAATTATTGCCACTCGTAAATTTGTTTTTATATTTGCAATCTTGAAATTTTGGCGAGGTAGCTCAGTTGGTTAGAGCGTCGGATTCATAACCCGGAGGTCGGGGATCGTGCCCCCCTCTCGCTACTATTAAACAAAGGCTTCCATTAAATTGGAAGCTTTTTTTTTTCAATAACTACAGGATTTTTATCTTTTTATGGTAGTCATATAAAAAGATGTTTTTTTACTAAATTTCAGTTATAAGATTTACGAACTCTTCTTAAATGTTAGAAATTTATATTTCTTTTTAA
The nucleotide sequence above comes from Aureibaculum algae. Encoded proteins:
- a CDS encoding tetratricopeptide repeat-containing sensor histidine kinase — translated: MHKSIFKLIFIFGLLLSQLGIAQDKDDGKTWYTAFGETFDRAPDSLYQQLRDADSFKDKAFFIEEIANIHIELGNTDSIIYYGKLLEDENSNIQVEGVIDNLYLSKAYRIIGKGKMLQGLFDEAMKYYLKGLEITKITDSPYLYFTHSLGLASVYINKEEFEKATPLLDNAIESSKNTYFTGLAKKYYGDIYYLKRDIAKSAPYYNAALADLELSPDKKIALDIKLNLGTMDVVQKKLDESLVLFEEVKNTAHEKKYYDLYVEAVLRIGDVYKRKKDYHNAQIILSVAHINSVQWDRLGLEKKIIQNLVDLYRDQEDYENAYALMTQYVNVSNRMIQEQKSKEIKELEIQYQTLQKEKEISSLQEEQLLKESEIKRQKTIKYAILIGFLILLIPITALFIVYYQKLQAQSQLNAQQDELNTQKVSALIREQELKLVKASVEAQDEERTRIARELHDSIGGNLAAIKMQMNNLNDNADSSAIISQIDETYQQVREISHNLIPSKFSQNAFTTLISEYINKLDKSSDQDIVFMPYPEEKINVLDESIQVEVFNIIQELVTNTLKYAKAKNVEIHLNVHNNSLQLLFEDNGIGFDQSKTPTGIGLQNIKSRLDKLNAALNIDSSINHGTAVTIEIPL
- a CDS encoding response regulator; the protein is MTLARKYKLIVADDHKMFLDGLLSIIANESDFEIVMTANSGQNVIKYLDNCEGKDVDLVVTDINMPDVTGIELNKHIKAKFPNIRTLIVSMRHDSKTIHRLTEDQVDGYVPKNAEKGELILAIETILKGEKYFSESIKKAYMDSMFNKEKDVITSLTKREKEVLKLIAEEHTTQEIADKFFLSKHTIEGYRKNLISKLEVRNLAGLTKYAIQLGLLD
- a CDS encoding SIMPL domain-containing protein (The SIMPL domain is named for its presence in mouse protein SIMPL (signalling molecule that associates with mouse pelle-like kinase). Bacterial member BP26, from Brucella, was shown to assemble into a channel-like structure, while YggE from E. coli has been associated with resistance to oxidative stress.), whose protein sequence is MRKLIIAVLLLIVANTFAQDQASTKNTISVSSNVRFKKEVKAFRIKLIMGLDQMGYGNNECNTLDELKKKYFDKLKEKGIDPNKLEEKKIEYLSMYYQREGTVYYYEASTEEEVSKVLSARINGITNNGLEYKMQLDDATYDNLIEKAIIQAKDKAKRIATKANKKVGEIAMISDNSYGLEDWVYYSPKDEYLRINVVFELL
- a CDS encoding SIMPL domain-containing protein (The SIMPL domain is named for its presence in mouse protein SIMPL (signalling molecule that associates with mouse pelle-like kinase). Bacterial member BP26, from Brucella, was shown to assemble into a channel-like structure, while YggE from E. coli has been associated with resistance to oxidative stress.), with amino-acid sequence MNKTIEVSGSVKLERKIVKYRAKISIEVTQNPYGDEEITDLAEIKNQYYLALVENGIDVTKFEEDTFEFRTYNYQGEGTMLKYECTSQKEISQLLDIKVPGIYVNLLECKYVIDDQLYDEMTEAALVDARLRANNIASKIDKKVGDIVSLVDNRVLNNYWTTFNSYDEFFELKVIFEIE
- a CDS encoding aminotransferase class IV, giving the protein MINYNGTISKTPPTLSINNRAFKYGDGLFETIKVIDSNVIFLEDHYFRLMASMRMLRMKIDMQFTLEFFEQEILKTAAANNLSNARIRFTINRKDGGLYLPSTNNTHFLVEANPLSVSLKKNYEIDLFKDYYVYSGILSTLKTNNKVLNVVGSIYADENGLDNCVLLNEKKQVVEALNANIFLVKGKHIVTPPLSEGCLKGVFRKNLLELISKDDTLTIEEKVISPFELQKTDEIFLTNAIVGIQPVSKYRKKEFTSEIAFYLRDKMNL
- a CDS encoding START-like domain-containing protein; translated protein: MADKVKYSIEFIMHSSPAFLYQYLSTPDGLSEWFADNVNSRSDVYTFLWDGSEEQAKRLSYKTNERIKYKWLTDEEEGTFFEFKIVVDDLTSDVSLIVTDFADDDEVDEGKMFWENQISELKQTIGA